ATAGAACAATGGCTTCTCCTGCACCGGTTCCCCATCCCAGTCTTTCCACTTGCCGTACATCAGGGCTGGGTGAACCATGGCAAAGAATAGACTGAGTTCCAGGTAGTTGTCAGCAAGTCTCAACACCGGCTTTTCGCCCATTATTGTCTGCAGAATTTCAAGTGGATTGTAGTTAGGTCTGCTCTGTTGTTTGAGGAAGGATGCCGAAAGCGTCTGCTTGATACCCAGAAGGTCCACGCTTTTACCGAATTCAGAAATACGACAAGCCCAAGGTAAGGTCTCGAAGGACATAACTGTGCACTGTTTTGCCTTGGATTTGAGTATGTAGAAACACTGAAACTCAAAGCCAGGTTGTCCCGGAAGACCAACTAtggttgtgttttcttttatgtatGGCTCGATGGAAGTGAGGTAGGTTTCGTGTGCAAATGCTGGCATGGTGAATATGATAATATCTGCTGTTGGCACACAGTCAGCTGGCTCTTTCGTGACGAGTTCGGGTTTTGATTTAATTGCAGTTTTGCTTCCGTCTGGATTGAATATAAGTGTAGTGAAGTCATTTGTTTTCAAACTGTTTGCCCAGCATTCCGCTTCATCGCTATACAACGTCAGCACGCTGGTGCGCAAACTCTCGCGAGAAGCAGCGAGACCTGTGGCCACGTGAGCAGCATTTCCGCCTCCGCAGATTAACACATTTACTTTTGACGTTGTCATTTTAGGTttctgtaaaaagaaaagtaagttttaaagaaatgttttatttaaccatgtactaatttttttaaaaattatttattggttatatgtttaaaaaccacacatatatgatataatgaaaacaaaactccTTGTCGCCCACTTCATGATCATGAAAtactggaggggggggggggggggggggtattagcAAGGTATGTTTTTagcgacatcccagcacattaatttattaatcatcgcctattggatgtcaaactatggtaaatgccatcattaagtgatgatcaacatcgatataaaaattcaagaggtaaattaaaacacagtgtaaagaacagtgcacaaaatacaaatatcacagatgagGAGGAAAAGATAGACTTAGGCCTACACACAGCTGGAAATTTAGGATGTAGGCGGCGGAAGCATACATACACGCTACTAAAATTCTAAACGCGTCCCCGTTAACTTATAGAGGCATAAACATTTGGATTACCAAACTAATCCATGTAGTCGGCAGCGTAACGTGttacaattttaacatttattaaaataccTAAAGTGGGCATATAGTTTTGTAGGGGGGAAGgttggcttttgcccgaataaaacaaaatggcagaatctgcttaacaacatttattcggtaaccagtcaattcgtaccgtagtcatttcgtacccaatttcaccatttcgtaccctggtcatttcgtaccatagatatttggtcatttcgtaccatggttatttcgtatcatgtctgtttggtcatttcgtaccaaagtCATTTCGTGCCTCAATCATTTATTGCGTAGCTTAGTTGACTGATAGATAGTAAAATGTCgaa
The sequence above is drawn from the Gigantopelta aegis isolate Gae_Host chromosome 6, Gae_host_genome, whole genome shotgun sequence genome and encodes:
- the LOC121375171 gene encoding opine dehydrogenase-like; the protein is MTTSKVNVLICGGGNAAHVATGLAASRESLRTSVLTLYSDEAECWANSLKTNDFTTLIFNPDGSKTAIKSKPELVTKEPADCVPTADIIIFTMPAFAHETYLTSIEPYIKENTTIVGLPGQPGFEFQCFYILKSKAKQCTVMSFETLPWACRISEFGKSVDLLGIKQTLSASFLKQQSRPNYNPLEILQTIMGEKPVLRLADNYLELSLFFAMVHPALMYGKWKDWDGEPVQEKPLFYQGVDDVQVRYVDGISSEMVQTARTIMAKRPHVDLSGCIHIFDWFKKYYSHTIADNSSLLSCMRSNSAYDGLTHPMKVVEGGRFVPDFHYRYLCEDIPFGLAVTKGLAEIAGYDTPITDEVMLWCQEKIGKEYLVGHQLQGKDLADTRAPQRFGFHTLDDLEALM